GTCTGGGCCGGCCTCGGCGGAGAGTTGCCGGCGCTTTTCGCGCTCCAGCAGTCTGTGGCCCAGGCCCTGGTGGAGGCCGGCTTTCCACCCGAGACGCGGCCCTTTAAGGCCCACCTGACTTTAGGCCGGGTAAAGGGTCGAATCAGGCCGGCCGAGCTGCTGGCCGCCCTGCAGACGCTGGGGCAGTGGGCGTCGCCGGCTTTCCGGGTGGCGCGCGTGACCCTTTTTCAAAGCGACCTGCGCCCCGGCGGGGCGATCTACACCCCACGCGACGTGGTGCCCTTAAACGAGCAATTAACCGATCAGGAGGCAATATGAGAGACACCCAGGACAAGGAGAAAGCGGTGGAGTCGGCTATCAGCCAGATCGAGCGTCAGTTCGGCAAGGGGTCGATCATGAAGCTCGGCAGTCGCCCGATCGTCGAGGTCCCCACCATCTCCACCGGCTCCCTGGCCCTTGACCGGGCGCTGGGGATCGGCGGCATCCCCCGCGGGCGGGTGACCGAGATCTTCGGCCCGGAATCCTCGGGCAAAACCAGTCTGGCCCTGCACGCCGTGGCCGAGGCCCAGAAACGCGGCGGGATCGCCGCCTTCATCGACGCCGAGCACGCCCTGGACACCGTCTACGCCCGCAAGCTGGGGGTCAACTGCGACGAACTTCTGGTCTCCCAGCCGGATACCGGCGAGCAGGCCCTTGAAATCGCCGACATGCTGGTGCGCAGCGGCGCCATCGACATCCTGGTGATCGACTCCGTGGCCGCCCTGGTGCCGCGGGCCGAAATCGAAGGCGAAATGGGCGATGCCCACATGGGCCTTCAGGCCCGCCTGATGAGCCAGGCGCTTCGCAAGCTGACCGGCACCATCGGCAAAACCAACACCGCCGTGGTCTTCATCAATCAGATCCGAATGAAAATCGGGGTGATGTTCGGCAACCCGGAAACCACCACCGGCGGCAACGCGCTCAAATTCTACGCCTCGGTGCGCATGGACATCCGGCGCACCGGCGCCATCAAGGACGGCCAGGAGGTGATCGGCAACCGCACCAAGGTGCGGGTGGTCAAAAACAAGATGGCGCCGCCCTTCAAGGAGGCCGAGTTCGACATCATGTACGGCGAGGGCATCTCCCAGACCGGGGACCTCCTGGACATGGGGGTGGCCACCGAGATCATCGAAAAAAGCGGCGCCTGGTACTCCTTCGAGGGGGAGCGCATCGGCCAGGGCCGGGAGAACGTCAAGCGCTTCCTGCAGGACAACTCCGACATCTTCGAGAACATCCAGAATCGGGTCAAAGCCGCCTTGGGGCTGCAGGCGCCAGCACCACAGCCGGCCGAGCCCGCGCCGGCCGCCGACTGATCCGGCCCGCCGGCCGCATTCGGGGCACCCGACCCGGGGGACAGGCGCCCCGGGCCCCTGACATCAAACGACACCAGCAACGGAGCGACCCATGACAGGCAACGAGGCAC
This sequence is a window from Desulfobacteraceae bacterium. Protein-coding genes within it:
- the thpR gene encoding RNA 2',3'-cyclic phosphodiesterase — encoded protein: MPKKGDDSTGSGAPRPIRVFVAVALPPDVRAALEAAQEELRAHRFEIRWVKPEHIHLTLKFIGETLPADLARIGPALRAAAAATGPFVISARGAGVFPGIKAPRVVWAGLGGELPALFALQQSVAQALVEAGFPPETRPFKAHLTLGRVKGRIRPAELLAALQTLGQWASPAFRVARVTLFQSDLRPGGAIYTPRDVVPLNEQLTDQEAI
- the recA gene encoding recombinase RecA; this translates as MRDTQDKEKAVESAISQIERQFGKGSIMKLGSRPIVEVPTISTGSLALDRALGIGGIPRGRVTEIFGPESSGKTSLALHAVAEAQKRGGIAAFIDAEHALDTVYARKLGVNCDELLVSQPDTGEQALEIADMLVRSGAIDILVIDSVAALVPRAEIEGEMGDAHMGLQARLMSQALRKLTGTIGKTNTAVVFINQIRMKIGVMFGNPETTTGGNALKFYASVRMDIRRTGAIKDGQEVIGNRTKVRVVKNKMAPPFKEAEFDIMYGEGISQTGDLLDMGVATEIIEKSGAWYSFEGERIGQGRENVKRFLQDNSDIFENIQNRVKAALGLQAPAPQPAEPAPAAD